The nucleotide window GAAAGTGATCCATGTGATTTCGCCACGGTTCAAAGCGGGGCCGGTCAGGTTCGAGAAGGAGGTTTACAGAGCAGAAATCAGCGAATTCGCTCCTCCCCACACACCTGTGGTCATGGTAAAAGCCACGCCTAGCTACCCTCATTtgaagtatgtttttaaaagcacACCTGGAAAAGCTAAATTCAGTCTGAATCACAACACTGGTCTCATTTCCATCTTAGAACCCCTGAAAAGACAGCAGGCATCCCATTTTGAACTCGAAGTCACAACCAGCGACCGAAAAGCCTCGACCAGAGTCTTGGTTAAAGTCTTGAGTGCCAACAGTCACCCTCCGGAATTTACCCAGACAGCCTACAAAGCATCTTTTGATGAGAACGTGCCCATTGGTACTACGGTCATGAGTGTGAGCGCTGTAGACCCTGATGAGGGTGAGAACGGGTACGTGACTTACAGCATTGCGAACTTAAATCACGTGCCGTTCATCATTAACCATTTCACAGGTGCCGTGAGTACTTCAGAAAACTTGGACTATGAGCTGATGCCACGGGTTTACACTCTGAGGATTCGAGCATCAGACTGGGGCTCGCCCTACCGCCGGGAGGTTGAGATCCTTGCCACCCTTACTCTCAATAACTTGAATGACAACACACCCCTGTTCGAGAAGATAAATTGTGAAGGAACGATTCCCAGGGATCTGGGCGTCGGGGAGCAGATAACTACCGTCTCTGCTATCGATGCAGATGAACTTCAGTTGGTGCGATACCAGATCGAGGCCGGAAATGAACTGGACTTGTTCAGCTTGAACCCCAACTCCGGGGTACTGTCATTAAAGCAGTCGCTGATGGATGGCTCAGGGGCCAAGGCGTCATTTCACAGCCTGAGAATCACGGCTACAGATGGAGAGAACTTTGCCACCCCGTTATACATCAACATGACCGTGGCTGTCCTTCGCAAGCCGGTCAGCCTGCAGTGTGAGGAGACGGGCGTGGCCAAAATGCTGGCGGAGAAACTCCTGCAGGCGAACAAGCTGCACAACCAGGGAGAGGTCGAGGACATCTTTGATTCCCACTCTGTCAATGCTCACGCGCCCCAGTTCAGAAGTACTCTTCCAGCTGGGATCCAGGTCAAGGAAAACCAGCCTGTGGGTTCCAGCCTGCTTGTCATGAATGCTACTGATCTCGACACTGGCTTCAACGGGAAGCTGGTCTACGCCATTTCCGGAGGAAATGAAGATAGCTGCTTCATTATGGACATGGAAACGGGGATGCTCAAAATCCTGTCTCCCCTTGACCGTGAGACGACAGACAGGTACACCCTGAACATCACAGTGTCTGACCTGGGGCTGCCACAGAGGGTGGCGTGGCATCTGCTGGAGATCCGAGTCCTGGATGCCAACGATAATGCACCTGAATTTTTACAGGAGAGCTACTTTGTTGAAGTGAGCGAAGACAAAGAGATAAACAGTGAAATCATCCAGGTGGAGGCCACAGACAAAGACCTGGGGCCAAATGGACACGTGAGGTACTCTATTCTCACCGACACAGACAAGTTCTCAATCGACAGCGTGACTGGAGTGGTTAAAATCCTGAACCCCTTGGACCGTGAGGAGCAGCAGGTGCATTACTTAAAGGTTGAAGCCAGGGATCAAGCCAGGGAAGAACCCCAGCTGCTCTCCACCGTGATTCTCAAAGTATCCTTAGACGATGTGAATGACAACCCGCCCAAGTTTATTCCCCCTAATTACCGCGTGAAAGTTCGAGAGGACCTTCCAGAAGGGACCATAATCATGTGGTTAGAGGCCCACGACCCTGATTTGGGTCAGTCTAGTCAAGTGAGGTACAGTCTCCTggaccatggagaaggaaacttTGATGTGGATAAGCTCAGTGGAGCCGTGAGGATCATACAGCAGTTGGACTTTGAGAAGAAGCAGGTATATAACCTCACGGTGAGGGCCAAAGacaaagggaagcccatttctctgTCTTCCACTTGCTACGTTGAAGTGGAGGTCATCGACGTGAATGAGAACCTCCATCCGCCCATGTTCCCCAGCTTCGTGGAAAAGGGTGCGGTGAAAGAAAACGCCCCTCTTGGTTCTTCAGTCATGAAGGTGTCCGCTCGTGACGAGGACATGGGAAGAGATGGGGAGATCCACTACTCCATTCGGGATGGTTCTGGTGTTGGTGTTTTcagaatagatgaagaaacaggtgaGTGTGTTCTCTTTACGCTGGCTTGCTCTTCCCTCTCATTTCTTTCTAAAGTAAACGTCCCCCGTGTTGACTCCTTCACAGTTCCCCTTTGGCCCCTGGGGCGCAGTGCACACTGATGCTTTTTTCCCGTTGCCTGTGTCTTTGTGTAGTATGGAACCAGAGGAACCTGAATTGAAACCATGACCCCTGATCCTGACCTCCAGGTTTGTTCTGTATCTTATCAAAAGCTTCATTGtgatttttctgtaactcttgagaggcccttccGAAGTTTCTCCAGCTGGTGCAGATGCAGACATAGGCGACCACTCCGCTGCCTAGCGTGCTATTCAGACGTTGGTGCACACCCGCAAGTAAGGGAGCCTACAGAGAGAGGACCGCGTAGGTTCTCTAGGTTTCGTTTGAAGGGCAGATGGAGGCTCTAGAAGGTGGAGTTGGAGGGACCTGGCTTTGAATCGTGACTCACTCAGCTGTTAATTTGATGGTCTTGGACAAATTGATTATCCTCTTAAAATTGACTTCCTCCATCTATAAGATGGCACCCCAATTTACTGAAAGATTTTTGTGGGGATAAAGTGAAATAACGTGTTATCATCTGTTGTTTAATGTCTTTTGGAAGTGGTAGCAATGCTCCATTATACATCCTTCCTCCTGGAATGAGGACCTAAAAACAGAACATCCAGGACAGCCATTTATGCTagagtatatatttattattttgcattttgtacATACCTCTAATTTAACTGCTTTTCATGGATTTTATAGTTATATGTCAGTCTCCCCTGCTGGCGTGTGAACCGTGTTATTACTTTGCTGGGGCAGCCATAACAAAGGTCTGCCACAGACACggtgcttaaacaacagaaatttatttttcacagttgtgGAGGCTGCAAGtcaaagatcaaggtgttggcagagtaGGTTtctcccgagccctctctccttggcttgtagttGACCATTGTCCGCTGTGACATCACATGATCCTCTCCGTTAATGTCTGTGTCCTCATCTCTTTGTATGAGGGACCGCCCCCtcattttaactttgttttaacTCGTTTATCTCATTTGGGGCCCTGTCTCTAAGAACAGTCATGTTTTGAGGGACTGGGGATTTTGGACTTGGACACATGAATCTCGGGAGACACAGTTCATAACAAAACTACCTTTAAGGACAGGCTTTTAGCGCATATATTTTCTATCTTCAGCACCCACCAGATATTGCCTGATAGAAGCTGCTTATTACATGGTAAAAGATTGAATGAGtaaattaaagattatttttgttttgaatgtcCTGCCTTCTGAAACTGCTAGGGGAAATAGAAGGAAACTGGGTAACCCCAGCAGTCATCAGCCACAGACGGAGTTTGGTTTGTTTATTAATCTCACTGCTATTTCCTTTACGAATATGTCCATTCTAAAaggcatatttttttcttattgttttaaatCTTCAAGTTTTTATTCAGTAATGCCACAAATAAGTTCTTCACTCAGTACCCACCCCAGTGTGCAGTTCCATGTCTAATAGGTGTACAGCAAGTGAAAAATTTAATTATTGTCCTAGAAGTAAGTGATTTCAGAGGGTACAcaatttttaacatgtttttgTTTATTCAGAGGATTCTTTCTCTAGTGAATTACATACCTCTAGTGTGTGGTATAGATCTGCAGAC belongs to Bubalus kerabau isolate K-KA32 ecotype Philippines breed swamp buffalo chromosome 2, PCC_UOA_SB_1v2, whole genome shotgun sequence and includes:
- the FAT1 gene encoding protocadherin Fat 1 isoform X3 gives rise to the protein MGRHLASLLLLLRLLQHFGDGDGSGTLEETPLQFTHFQYNVTVHENSAAKTYVGHPVKMGIYMTNPLWELRYKIISGDNENLFKAEEYVLGDFCFLRIRTKGGNTAILNREVKDHYTLIVKAVEKNTNAEARTKVRVQVLDTNDLRPLFSPTSYSVSLPENTAIRTSIARVSATDADIGTNGEFYYSFKDRTDMFAIHPTSGTIVLTGRLDYTETSVYEMEILAVDRGMKLYGSSGISSMAKLTVHVEQANTCAPVITAVTSSPSELDRDPTYAIVTVDDCDQGANGEVASLSIVAGDLLQQFRTVRSSPGSREYKLKAVGAIDWDSHPFGYNLTLQAKDKGTPPQFSSVKVIHVISPRFKAGPVRFEKEVYRAEISEFAPPHTPVVMVKATPSYPHLKYVFKSTPGKAKFSLNHNTGLISILEPLKRQQASHFELEVTTSDRKASTRVLVKVLSANSHPPEFTQTAYKASFDENVPIGTTVMSVSAVDPDEGENGYVTYSIANLNHVPFIINHFTGAVSTSENLDYELMPRVYTLRIRASDWGSPYRREVEILATLTLNNLNDNTPLFEKINCEGTIPRDLGVGEQITTVSAIDADELQLVRYQIEAGNELDLFSLNPNSGVLSLKQSLMDGSGAKASFHSLRITATDGENFATPLYINMTVAVLRKPVSLQCEETGVAKMLAEKLLQANKLHNQGEVEDIFDSHSVNAHAPQFRSTLPAGIQVKENQPVGSSLLVMNATDLDTGFNGKLVYAISGGNEDSCFIMDMETGMLKILSPLDRETTDRYTLNITVSDLGLPQRVAWHLLEIRVLDANDNAPEFLQESYFVEVSEDKEINSEIIQVEATDKDLGPNGHVRYSILTDTDKFSIDSVTGVVKILNPLDREEQQVHYLKVEARDQAREEPQLLSTVILKVSLDDVNDNPPKFIPPNYRVKVREDLPEGTIIMWLEAHDPDLGQSSQVRYSLLDHGEGNFDVDKLSGAVRIIQQLDFEKKQVYNLTVRAKDKGKPISLSSTCYVEVEVIDVNENLHPPMFPSFVEKGAVKENAPLGSSVMKVSARDEDMGRDGEIHYSIRDGSGVGVFRIDEETGVIETSDRLDRESTSHYWLTVYASDQGVVPLSSFVEVYIEVEDVNDNAPQTSEPVYYPEIMENSPKDVSVVQIEAFDPDSSSDDKLTYKITSGNPQGFFSINSKTD